Proteins encoded in a region of the Spiroplasma endosymbiont of Amphimallon solstitiale genome:
- a CDS encoding dihydrolipoamide acetyltransferase family protein: MELKFKDMDGIDEVTVTQIHVKVGDNVKKGDNVVDIEADKASDSIKAEADGKVSKILVKEGDSIKSGAVIVEFGGTISDNKSPSSTNSSPKSESVASTSTVSPVELPKQNVQSIQQTGKVLATPLARRMARDLGVDMGTIKGTGPRGRILKDDLLNAKNGGTTTSATASTTPINSISSVSATTISSQGINVTKIESFGNVEHLPLSGIRKAVANQMSLSVYTAPHVSLMINIDAENLVQLRATLKEPAEKDPDGSAKLTFMPFFVKAVAKALKEERFKLLNSTLNMANNEILVKKYYNIGMAADTEKGLVVPVIKNADQLSLFEIARQVNSLGDKARKGLLKGDEMQGGSFTITNFGSAGIEMGTPVINYPEVAILGLGMMQKKLIIADGKIVEHKFFPLSLSIDHRVIDGAPAGYFLSRLKELLENPTLILA; encoded by the coding sequence ATGGAATTGAAGTTTAAAGATATGGATGGAATCGATGAAGTTACTGTAACTCAAATTCATGTTAAAGTTGGAGATAATGTAAAAAAAGGTGATAATGTTGTTGATATTGAAGCAGATAAAGCTTCAGATAGTATTAAAGCCGAAGCAGATGGTAAAGTTTCTAAGATTCTTGTTAAAGAAGGAGATAGTATTAAGTCAGGTGCTGTTATTGTTGAGTTTGGTGGAACGATTAGTGATAATAAAAGTCCTTCATCAACAAATTCTTCACCAAAATCTGAATCAGTTGCTAGTACATCTACAGTATCACCAGTTGAATTACCAAAACAAAATGTACAATCTATTCAACAAACGGGTAAAGTATTAGCAACGCCATTAGCACGTAGAATGGCTCGTGACTTAGGTGTTGATATGGGAACAATTAAAGGAACTGGTCCTCGTGGTAGAATTTTAAAAGATGATTTATTAAATGCCAAGAATGGTGGTACAACAACTAGTGCTACTGCATCAACAACACCTATTAATTCAATATCTTCAGTTTCTGCTACAACTATTAGTTCACAAGGTATTAATGTTACTAAAATCGAAAGTTTTGGTAATGTTGAACATTTACCATTATCAGGAATTCGTAAGGCTGTTGCTAATCAAATGTCATTATCAGTTTATACAGCACCACATGTTAGTTTAATGATTAATATTGATGCTGAAAACTTAGTACAATTACGTGCAACTTTAAAAGAACCAGCGGAAAAAGATCCAGATGGTAGTGCTAAATTAACATTTATGCCATTCTTTGTAAAGGCTGTTGCTAAAGCGTTAAAAGAAGAACGATTTAAATTACTTAATTCAACTTTGAACATGGCTAATAATGAAATTCTTGTTAAAAAATATTATAACATTGGTATGGCAGCTGATACTGAAAAGGGTTTAGTAGTTCCTGTTATTAAAAATGCTGATCAACTTTCATTATTTGAAATAGCAAGACAAGTTAATTCATTAGGTGATAAAGCTCGTAAGGGGCTATTAAAAGGTGATGAAATGCAAGGTGGATCATTTACTATTACTAATTTTGGTTCAGCAGGAATTGAAATGGGAACACCAGTTATTAATTATCCAGAAGTAGCAATTTTGGGTCTAGGGATGATGCAAAAAAAACTAATTATTGCTGATGGTAAAATTGTTGAACATAAGTTCTTTCCATTATCACTTTCAATTGATCATCGTGTTATTGATGGTGCACCTGCTGGTTATTTCCTTTCTCGACTTAAAGAGTTATTAGAAAATCCAACATTAATTTTAGCTTAA
- a CDS encoding transposase-like zinc-binding domain-containing protein, producing the protein MNKNTVKEILNNLSDKDFIEIFRENKTRIKQIEKKEKFEAVEQKFKEKGIQCPDCSSFLCTKYGSKDYKQRYKCKSCNINFHAFKNHYFYWSHLSHDQWDLLIQIATLGQSAYIISQFINTTNKTAWFNRQKFMKSTQLVKTQNQFVKLKARIEIDETFIKEIHKGNFKDPNDSRKQWIEENAKDLNCCIQMAIDENRNIYAQTTNTKRLNKKWVQENLTSKLIEENSIIVCDMQVLYDTVAKQTKSTIQQFKSKENKELNYKKLSNVSKIQSSLKEFITHYHGIGFTNIQNYLNLWKWKYQHYGLTPYQKSNVLYFSL; encoded by the coding sequence ATGAATAAAAATACAGTAAAAGAAATTTTAAATAATTTGTCTGATAAAGATTTTATTGAGATTTTTAGAGAAAATAAAACTAGAATTAAACAAATTGAGAAAAAAGAAAAATTTGAAGCAGTCGAACAAAAATTCAAAGAGAAAGGGATTCAATGTCCAGATTGTAGTTCTTTTTTGTGTACTAAATATGGTAGTAAAGATTATAAGCAAAGATATAAATGTAAAAGTTGTAATATTAATTTTCATGCTTTTAAAAATCATTATTTTTATTGAAGTCATTTATCTCATGATCAATGAGATTTATTGATACAAATAGCTACTTTAGGTCAATCTGCTTACATTATTTCTCAATTTATTAATACTACAAATAAAACTGCCTGATTTAATCGTCAAAAATTTATGAAATCAACACAATTAGTAAAAACACAAAATCAATTTGTAAAATTAAAAGCTAGAATTGAAATTGACGAAACTTTTATCAAAGAAATTCATAAAGGAAACTTTAAAGATCCAAATGATTCAAGAAAACAATGAATTGAAGAAAATGCTAAAGATTTAAATTGTTGTATTCAAATGGCAATTGATGAAAACCGAAATATCTATGCTCAAACAACAAATACTAAAAGATTAAATAAAAAATGAGTACAAGAAAACTTAACATCGAAACTTATCGAAGAAAATTCAATTATAGTTTGTGATATGCAAGTATTATATGATACAGTAGCTAAACAAACTAAATCCACTATCCAGCAGTTTAAATCAAAAGAAAATAAAGAATTAAATTATAAAAAATTAAGTAATGTCAGTAAAATACAATCAAGTTTAAAAGAATTTATTACTCATTACCATGGCATTGGATTTACCAATATTCAAAATTACCTCAATTTATGGAAATGAAAATATCAACACTACGGATTAACCCCTTATCAAAAATCCAATGTGTTATATTTCAGTTTGTAA
- the lpdA gene encoding dihydrolipoyl dehydrogenase, protein MSNYDFDLIIIGAGPGGYITAARAAKMGLKTAIVEKDNWGGVCLNVGCIPTKTLLKGAKVFHYIENADKYGVAIKDKKNIEINWKVMQDRKAGVVKGLTGGVGFLMKSNKVEQLLGIGSAIDKNTILVKAKDGKEKKYTTKYMIIATGSKVKMFDNPNGPQGLSEKDLKINQTLLTSTEILSLKEVPKTLTIIGGGVIGIEFACLFSTLGTKVTIIEYLDRILALLDEDISTTLTKILEKNGVNIITGHSVNELKDKTLTYYTATDKEHKKPLTVTSDYCLLSTGRTPITEGFTNLGIQIKPNQAFAVNNKLEALDANNNVIDNIYVIGDANGQRMLAHVASTQGLAALNNILVKEDRTDADNQPLKEQEVDYNKMPSCIYSFPEVASVGLTETECKSLGKEYLMKKIPFTINGKALADGETDGFVKIIIDKKYGEILGAHILCSTATDIIAEIVNIMQTEGTIVELASSCHPHPTMSEVVMDVAQDLELEWYKVNKK, encoded by the coding sequence ATGTCTAACTATGATTTTGATTTAATAATTATCGGGGCAGGTCCTGGTGGTTATATAACAGCGGCTCGAGCAGCAAAGATGGGATTAAAAACTGCAATTGTTGAAAAAGATAACTGAGGTGGAGTTTGTTTAAATGTTGGATGTATTCCTACTAAGACGTTACTAAAGGGTGCAAAAGTTTTTCATTATATTGAAAATGCTGATAAATATGGTGTTGCTATTAAAGATAAAAAAAATATTGAAATTAATTGAAAAGTAATGCAAGATCGTAAAGCTGGTGTTGTTAAAGGTTTAACTGGTGGTGTTGGCTTTTTAATGAAATCTAATAAAGTTGAACAATTATTAGGGATTGGAAGTGCTATTGATAAAAATACGATTTTAGTTAAAGCTAAAGACGGTAAAGAAAAGAAATATACTACTAAATATATGATAATTGCTACTGGTTCAAAAGTAAAAATGTTTGATAATCCTAATGGTCCACAAGGTTTAAGTGAAAAAGATTTAAAAATAAACCAAACATTATTAACTTCGACTGAAATTCTTTCTTTAAAAGAAGTTCCAAAAACACTAACTATTATTGGTGGTGGTGTTATTGGAATTGAGTTTGCTTGTTTATTTAGTACACTTGGTACTAAAGTTACTATTATTGAATATTTAGATCGTATTTTAGCATTACTAGATGAAGATATTAGTACAACTTTAACTAAAATTCTTGAAAAAAATGGTGTTAATATTATTACTGGTCATAGTGTTAATGAATTAAAGGATAAAACTTTAACTTATTATACTGCAACCGATAAAGAACATAAAAAACCATTAACAGTAACTAGTGACTATTGTTTATTAAGTACTGGAAGAACGCCAATTACTGAAGGTTTTACTAATTTGGGAATTCAAATTAAGCCTAATCAAGCATTTGCCGTAAATAATAAATTGGAAGCTTTAGATGCTAACAATAATGTTATTGATAATATATATGTAATTGGAGATGCTAATGGTCAAAGAATGCTTGCTCACGTTGCATCAACACAAGGATTAGCAGCACTTAATAATATTTTAGTTAAAGAAGATAGAACGGATGCTGATAATCAGCCATTGAAAGAGCAAGAAGTAGATTATAATAAAATGCCTAGTTGTATTTATTCATTCCCTGAAGTGGCAAGTGTTGGTTTAACTGAAACTGAATGTAAATCTTTAGGTAAAGAATATTTGATGAAGAAAATACCATTTACTATTAATGGTAAGGCATTGGCTGATGGTGAGACTGATGGTTTTGTTAAAATAATTATTGATAAAAAATATGGAGAAATCCTAGGTGCTCATATTTTATGTTCAACGGCTACTGATATAATTGCTGAAATTGTTAATATTATGCAAACGGAAGGTACTATTGTTGAATTAGCCTCTTCTTGTCATCCACATCCAACAATGTCAGAAGTAGTTATGGATGTTGCACAAGATTTAGAATTAGAATGATACAAAGTTAATAAAAAATAG
- a CDS encoding IS30 family transposase codes for MYKYLTIESIIAIKEYKSYGFSIRKIAKAIDYSKSTVHRVCRLLNQNLLPLEILNKIQKNKQNAGRKLIILTLIEINTINHLLITKNYALDIIANFLKENKIKSISTKTLYNMFKTNRMGFDENNLLRKGKNKPHKQKETRGRINNCKSIHERNLIIPNIKNIEEFGHLEGDTIIGKDHKSSIITLADIWSKTTIPLATKNNKSENITKSIIKFISKLQKGTVKTITFDRGKEFSKWKLIEKNCNVKIYFADPGKPCQRGLNENNNGILRRYLPKSTDLSFNYVEKYGWPKIIYQFTLKILFLIKNLLKVTLFSVKIL; via the coding sequence ATGTATAAGTATCTGACTATTGAATCAATAATAGCAATAAAAGAATATAAAAGTTATGGATTTTCGATTCGTAAAATAGCAAAAGCCATTGATTATAGTAAATCAACTGTACATAGAGTTTGTAGATTATTAAATCAAAACTTATTACCATTAGAAATATTGAATAAAATTCAAAAAAATAAACAAAATGCAGGTAGAAAATTAATAATTTTAACTTTAATAGAAATTAATACTATTAATCATTTGTTAATTACTAAAAATTATGCTCTTGATATAATTGCTAATTTTTTAAAGGAAAATAAAATAAAAAGTATTTCAACAAAAACTTTATATAACATGTTTAAAACAAATCGAATGGGTTTTGATGAAAATAACTTATTGAGAAAAGGAAAAAATAAACCTCACAAACAAAAAGAAACTAGGGGCAGAATTAATAATTGTAAGTCTATTCATGAAAGAAATTTAATCATTCCTAATATTAAAAATATAGAAGAATTTGGTCATTTAGAAGGTGATACTATCATTGGTAAAGATCATAAAAGTTCTATTATTACTTTAGCTGATATATGATCAAAAACCACAATTCCTTTAGCAACTAAAAATAATAAATCAGAAAATATTACAAAAAGTATAATAAAATTTATTTCAAAGTTACAAAAAGGAACAGTTAAAACTATTACTTTTGATCGTGGTAAAGAATTTAGTAAATGAAAATTAATCGAAAAAAATTGTAATGTTAAGATTTATTTTGCAGATCCTGGTAAACCTTGTCAAAGAGGTTTAAATGAAAATAATAATGGTATTTTAAGAAGATATTTACCAAAATCTACAGATCTATCTTTTAATTATGTAGAAAAGTATGGATGACCAAAAATTATTTATCAATTTACACTTAAAATATTATTTTTAATTAAAAATTTGTTAAAAGTAACATTATTTAGTGTAAAAATTCTCTAA